One genomic region from Gadus morhua chromosome 9, gadMor3.0, whole genome shotgun sequence encodes:
- the LOC115550547 gene encoding coiled-coil domain-containing protein 136 isoform X3, producing MEEDNDAMTVKERGLLGENEEKEAMDQEKKLKDEEEEEEEQEELTQEQEIEELRSQALQMLLEVEEARVTSNRHQESFHELQGFLEDERLASAHQAEAFTRQIQNLQARLRSVQEEMDSLEEEKESELSEAQEELRVAQEEVVLLQQAAEEAAAERENDIASLQEELCRLRAQMERLGEETQEYELEITTLRAEISMKSQRRDAERREGDVFLLKEECCTLREECQTLRAENRQISERLQLLHRQRTSSSSIYLSLKEEDADVDEEVEEEEEAPTEKEKEGAEQTETASEACAAESYMTMMEQQTAVCSGGGGGRGGRGVDACIQKNISFDGKPGTPTGWNGGFGEIFSLRDQLKQAEERAQQVQRECDGLKTELRELQVLYDSSQQEKAELEAELQHCKAELEKLSHGAQSFTHPSEHPVLSVPFIGLIVIVAVIWCWLSELASQRARGVR from the exons ATGGAGGAAGACAACGATGCGATGACTGTGAAGGAGCGCGGACTGTTGGGGGAGAACGAAGAGAAGGAGGCCATGGACCAGGAGAAGAAGCTcaaagacgaggaggaggaggaggaggagcaggaggagctgacCCAGGAGCAGGAGATCGAGGAGCTGCGCTCCCAGGCACTGCAGATgttgctggaggtggaggaggccagAGTCACCTCCAACCGACACCAGGAGAGCTTCCACGAACTGCAAG gtTTCCTGGAGGATGAGCGTCTGGCCAGTGCCCACCAGGCTGAAGCTTTTACCCGCCAGATCCAAAATCTACAAG cccgcctGCGCTCTGtgcaggaggagatggacagcctggaggaggagaaggagagcgagctGTCCGAGGCCCAGGAGGAGCTGCGCGTGgcccaggaggaggtggtgctcctGCAGCaggcggcggaggaggcggcggccgaGCGGGAGAACGACATCGCCtccctgcaggaggagctgtGCCGGCTGCGGGCGCAGATGGAGCGGCTGGGCGAGGAGACGCAGGAGTACGAGCTGGAGATCACCACGCTGAGGGCCGAGATCAGCATGAAGAGCCAGCGCAGAGACGCAGAGcgcagagagg gcgACGTGTTCCTGCTAAAGGAGGAGTGCTGCACGCTGAGGGAGGAATGCCAGACGCTGAGGGCGGAGAACCGACAGATCTCCGagaggctgcagctgctgcatcGCCAGAGGACGAG CTCCAGCAGCATCTACCTCTCACTGAAGGAGGAGGACGCCGAcgtggatgaggaggtggaggaggaggaggaggcgccgacggagaaggagaaggaaggcGCCGAGCAGACGGAGACGGCCTCGGAGGCGTGCGCGGCGGAGAGCTACATGACCATGATGGAGCAGCAGACGGCGGTGTgctccggcggcggcggcggccgaggCGGCCGAGGCGTGGACGCCTGCATCCAGAAGAACATCTCCTTCGACGGGAAGCCCGGCACGCCCACCGGGTGGAACGGGGGCTTCGGGGAGATCTTCTCCCTGAGAGACCAGCTGAAGCAGGCGGAGGAGAGGGCGCAGCAGGTCCAGAGGGAG TGCGACGGTCTGAAGACGGAGCTGCGGGAGCTGCAGGTGCTCTATGACAGCAGCCAGCAGGAGAAGGCGGAGCTAGAGGCGGAGCTTCAGCACTGCAAGGCGGAGCTGGAGAAACTGTCGCACGGAGCTCAG AGCTTCACCCACCCGTCTGAGCACCCTGTTCTCTCCGTCCCCTTCATAGGACTGATTGTAATAGTGGCTGTGATTTGGTGCTGGCTGTCGGAGCTGGCGTCCCAGAGGGCGAG gGGGGTGAGGTGA
- the LOC115550547 gene encoding coiled-coil domain-containing protein 136 isoform X2, translating into MKGEMLSNLKDDLCELKSGSMEEDNDAMTVKERGLLGENEEKEAMDQEKKLKDEEEEEEEQEELTQEQEIEELRSQALQMLLEVEEARVTSNRHQESFHELQGFLEDERLASAHQAEAFTRQIQNLQARLRSVQEEMDSLEEEKESELSEAQEELRVAQEEVVLLQQAAEEAAAERENDIASLQEELCRLRAQMERLGEETQEYELEITTLRAEISMKSQRRDAERREGDVFLLKEECCTLREECQTLRAENRQISERLQLLHRQRTSSSSIYLSLKEEDADVDEEVEEEEEAPTEKEKEGAEQTETASEACAAESYMTMMEQQTAVCSGGGGGRGGRGVDACIQKNISFDGKPGTPTGWNGGFGEIFSLRDQLKQAEERAQQVQRECDGLKTELRELQVLYDSSQQEKAELEAELQHCKAELEKLSHGAQSFTHPSEHPVLSVPFIGLIVIVAVIWCWLSELASQRARGVR; encoded by the exons ATGAAGGGGGAAATGCTCAGCAATCTGAAAG ATGACCTGTGTGAGCTGAAGTCAGGCAGCATGGAGGAAGACAACGATGCGATGACTGTGAAGGAGCGCGGACTGTTGGGGGAGAACGAAGAGAAGGAGGCCATGGACCAGGAGAAGAAGCTcaaagacgaggaggaggaggaggaggagcaggaggagctgacCCAGGAGCAGGAGATCGAGGAGCTGCGCTCCCAGGCACTGCAGATgttgctggaggtggaggaggccagAGTCACCTCCAACCGACACCAGGAGAGCTTCCACGAACTGCAAG gtTTCCTGGAGGATGAGCGTCTGGCCAGTGCCCACCAGGCTGAAGCTTTTACCCGCCAGATCCAAAATCTACAAG cccgcctGCGCTCTGtgcaggaggagatggacagcctggaggaggagaaggagagcgagctGTCCGAGGCCCAGGAGGAGCTGCGCGTGgcccaggaggaggtggtgctcctGCAGCaggcggcggaggaggcggcggccgaGCGGGAGAACGACATCGCCtccctgcaggaggagctgtGCCGGCTGCGGGCGCAGATGGAGCGGCTGGGCGAGGAGACGCAGGAGTACGAGCTGGAGATCACCACGCTGAGGGCCGAGATCAGCATGAAGAGCCAGCGCAGAGACGCAGAGcgcagagagg gcgACGTGTTCCTGCTAAAGGAGGAGTGCTGCACGCTGAGGGAGGAATGCCAGACGCTGAGGGCGGAGAACCGACAGATCTCCGagaggctgcagctgctgcatcGCCAGAGGACGAG CTCCAGCAGCATCTACCTCTCACTGAAGGAGGAGGACGCCGAcgtggatgaggaggtggaggaggaggaggaggcgccgacggagaaggagaaggaaggcGCCGAGCAGACGGAGACGGCCTCGGAGGCGTGCGCGGCGGAGAGCTACATGACCATGATGGAGCAGCAGACGGCGGTGTgctccggcggcggcggcggccgaggCGGCCGAGGCGTGGACGCCTGCATCCAGAAGAACATCTCCTTCGACGGGAAGCCCGGCACGCCCACCGGGTGGAACGGGGGCTTCGGGGAGATCTTCTCCCTGAGAGACCAGCTGAAGCAGGCGGAGGAGAGGGCGCAGCAGGTCCAGAGGGAG TGCGACGGTCTGAAGACGGAGCTGCGGGAGCTGCAGGTGCTCTATGACAGCAGCCAGCAGGAGAAGGCGGAGCTAGAGGCGGAGCTTCAGCACTGCAAGGCGGAGCTGGAGAAACTGTCGCACGGAGCTCAG AGCTTCACCCACCCGTCTGAGCACCCTGTTCTCTCCGTCCCCTTCATAGGACTGATTGTAATAGTGGCTGTGATTTGGTGCTGGCTGTCGGAGCTGGCGTCCCAGAGGGCGAG gGGGGTGAGGTGA
- the LOC115550547 gene encoding coiled-coil domain-containing protein 136 isoform X1 has product MDGFRLPPLIEEALDSTDDLCELKSGSMEEDNDAMTVKERGLLGENEEKEAMDQEKKLKDEEEEEEEQEELTQEQEIEELRSQALQMLLEVEEARVTSNRHQESFHELQGFLEDERLASAHQAEAFTRQIQNLQARLRSVQEEMDSLEEEKESELSEAQEELRVAQEEVVLLQQAAEEAAAERENDIASLQEELCRLRAQMERLGEETQEYELEITTLRAEISMKSQRRDAERREGDVFLLKEECCTLREECQTLRAENRQISERLQLLHRQRTSSSSIYLSLKEEDADVDEEVEEEEEAPTEKEKEGAEQTETASEACAAESYMTMMEQQTAVCSGGGGGRGGRGVDACIQKNISFDGKPGTPTGWNGGFGEIFSLRDQLKQAEERAQQVQRECDGLKTELRELQVLYDSSQQEKAELEAELQHCKAELEKLSHGAQSFTHPSEHPVLSVPFIGLIVIVAVIWCWLSELASQRARGVR; this is encoded by the exons ATGGATGGATTTCGTTTGCCACCACTCATCGAGGAAGCACTGGACTCTACAG ATGACCTGTGTGAGCTGAAGTCAGGCAGCATGGAGGAAGACAACGATGCGATGACTGTGAAGGAGCGCGGACTGTTGGGGGAGAACGAAGAGAAGGAGGCCATGGACCAGGAGAAGAAGCTcaaagacgaggaggaggaggaggaggagcaggaggagctgacCCAGGAGCAGGAGATCGAGGAGCTGCGCTCCCAGGCACTGCAGATgttgctggaggtggaggaggccagAGTCACCTCCAACCGACACCAGGAGAGCTTCCACGAACTGCAAG gtTTCCTGGAGGATGAGCGTCTGGCCAGTGCCCACCAGGCTGAAGCTTTTACCCGCCAGATCCAAAATCTACAAG cccgcctGCGCTCTGtgcaggaggagatggacagcctggaggaggagaaggagagcgagctGTCCGAGGCCCAGGAGGAGCTGCGCGTGgcccaggaggaggtggtgctcctGCAGCaggcggcggaggaggcggcggccgaGCGGGAGAACGACATCGCCtccctgcaggaggagctgtGCCGGCTGCGGGCGCAGATGGAGCGGCTGGGCGAGGAGACGCAGGAGTACGAGCTGGAGATCACCACGCTGAGGGCCGAGATCAGCATGAAGAGCCAGCGCAGAGACGCAGAGcgcagagagg gcgACGTGTTCCTGCTAAAGGAGGAGTGCTGCACGCTGAGGGAGGAATGCCAGACGCTGAGGGCGGAGAACCGACAGATCTCCGagaggctgcagctgctgcatcGCCAGAGGACGAG CTCCAGCAGCATCTACCTCTCACTGAAGGAGGAGGACGCCGAcgtggatgaggaggtggaggaggaggaggaggcgccgacggagaaggagaaggaaggcGCCGAGCAGACGGAGACGGCCTCGGAGGCGTGCGCGGCGGAGAGCTACATGACCATGATGGAGCAGCAGACGGCGGTGTgctccggcggcggcggcggccgaggCGGCCGAGGCGTGGACGCCTGCATCCAGAAGAACATCTCCTTCGACGGGAAGCCCGGCACGCCCACCGGGTGGAACGGGGGCTTCGGGGAGATCTTCTCCCTGAGAGACCAGCTGAAGCAGGCGGAGGAGAGGGCGCAGCAGGTCCAGAGGGAG TGCGACGGTCTGAAGACGGAGCTGCGGGAGCTGCAGGTGCTCTATGACAGCAGCCAGCAGGAGAAGGCGGAGCTAGAGGCGGAGCTTCAGCACTGCAAGGCGGAGCTGGAGAAACTGTCGCACGGAGCTCAG AGCTTCACCCACCCGTCTGAGCACCCTGTTCTCTCCGTCCCCTTCATAGGACTGATTGTAATAGTGGCTGTGATTTGGTGCTGGCTGTCGGAGCTGGCGTCCCAGAGGGCGAG gGGGGTGAGGTGA
- the LOC115550547 gene encoding coiled-coil domain-containing protein 136 isoform X4, with protein MDGFRLPPLIEEALDSTDDLCELKSGSMEEDNDAMTVKERGLLGENEEKEAMDQEKKLKDEEEEEEEQEELTQEQEIEELRSQALQMLLEVEEARVTSNRHQESFHELQGFLEDERLASAHQAEAFTRQIQNLQARLRSVQEEMDSLEEEKESELSEAQEELRVAQEEVVLLQQAAEEAAAERENDIASLQEELCRLRAQMERLGEETQEYELEITTLRAEISMKSQRRDAERREGDVFLLKEECCTLREECQTLRAENRQISERLQLLHRQRTSSSSIYLSLKEEDADVDEEVEEEEEAPTEKEKEGAEQTETASEACAAESYMTMMEQQTAVCSGGGGGRGGRGVDACIQKNISFDGKPGTPTGWNGGFGEIFSLRDQLKQAEERAQQVQRECDGLKTELRELQVLYDSSQQEKAELEAELQHCKAELEKLSHGAQD; from the exons ATGGATGGATTTCGTTTGCCACCACTCATCGAGGAAGCACTGGACTCTACAG ATGACCTGTGTGAGCTGAAGTCAGGCAGCATGGAGGAAGACAACGATGCGATGACTGTGAAGGAGCGCGGACTGTTGGGGGAGAACGAAGAGAAGGAGGCCATGGACCAGGAGAAGAAGCTcaaagacgaggaggaggaggaggaggagcaggaggagctgacCCAGGAGCAGGAGATCGAGGAGCTGCGCTCCCAGGCACTGCAGATgttgctggaggtggaggaggccagAGTCACCTCCAACCGACACCAGGAGAGCTTCCACGAACTGCAAG gtTTCCTGGAGGATGAGCGTCTGGCCAGTGCCCACCAGGCTGAAGCTTTTACCCGCCAGATCCAAAATCTACAAG cccgcctGCGCTCTGtgcaggaggagatggacagcctggaggaggagaaggagagcgagctGTCCGAGGCCCAGGAGGAGCTGCGCGTGgcccaggaggaggtggtgctcctGCAGCaggcggcggaggaggcggcggccgaGCGGGAGAACGACATCGCCtccctgcaggaggagctgtGCCGGCTGCGGGCGCAGATGGAGCGGCTGGGCGAGGAGACGCAGGAGTACGAGCTGGAGATCACCACGCTGAGGGCCGAGATCAGCATGAAGAGCCAGCGCAGAGACGCAGAGcgcagagagg gcgACGTGTTCCTGCTAAAGGAGGAGTGCTGCACGCTGAGGGAGGAATGCCAGACGCTGAGGGCGGAGAACCGACAGATCTCCGagaggctgcagctgctgcatcGCCAGAGGACGAG CTCCAGCAGCATCTACCTCTCACTGAAGGAGGAGGACGCCGAcgtggatgaggaggtggaggaggaggaggaggcgccgacggagaaggagaaggaaggcGCCGAGCAGACGGAGACGGCCTCGGAGGCGTGCGCGGCGGAGAGCTACATGACCATGATGGAGCAGCAGACGGCGGTGTgctccggcggcggcggcggccgaggCGGCCGAGGCGTGGACGCCTGCATCCAGAAGAACATCTCCTTCGACGGGAAGCCCGGCACGCCCACCGGGTGGAACGGGGGCTTCGGGGAGATCTTCTCCCTGAGAGACCAGCTGAAGCAGGCGGAGGAGAGGGCGCAGCAGGTCCAGAGGGAG TGCGACGGTCTGAAGACGGAGCTGCGGGAGCTGCAGGTGCTCTATGACAGCAGCCAGCAGGAGAAGGCGGAGCTAGAGGCGGAGCTTCAGCACTGCAAGGCGGAGCTGGAGAAACTGTCGCACGGAGCTCAG GACTGA